A genomic window from Flavobacterium johnsoniae includes:
- a CDS encoding DUF1254 domain-containing protein, which produces MKSKCLIILALISLLLNFGCKESTIKNPDSKAISQSSSEIKMDGDLPSKESIPLLFDEMDFQQATQCYLWGLPIVAFAEWQQQHYKAFNATSNDLVLYNSYHDRLGILTANATTPYVMSFIDLKANGPTVIEMPAGKTAGGLADFWQREQATIGEMGPDKGKGGKYVLVPPTMKDFKADGYYIIPCYTVNMFFGFRTLDPDPKVTEELLKKVKIYPYAQRANPTATKVISPPTDKNWYGIQPSGIKYWERLHAILQDEPVEERDRFFMAWLKNLGIEKGKPFAPDERQKKILIAAAEKGQQMAMANSFEKRFADVKHWPDKKWDYVMILSDPSQRAANYDEFFERSSYFYEAVTYSKAMMTKIPNVGQAYLGAYFDNNGNWLDGSKNYILNIPANPPAVNFWSITVYDSATRCLIDNPQKNADLSSRKDLIKNSDGSVDLYFGPKAPVGKEKNWVQTLPGKHWFTYMRFYGPTTAYFDKSWKMDDIKEVK; this is translated from the coding sequence ATGAAAAGTAAATGCCTTATAATTTTAGCTCTAATTTCGTTACTATTAAATTTTGGATGTAAAGAATCAACTATAAAAAATCCAGATTCAAAAGCGATTTCACAATCTAGTTCAGAAATAAAAATGGATGGTGATTTGCCTTCAAAAGAATCTATTCCTTTATTGTTTGACGAAATGGATTTTCAGCAAGCAACACAATGTTATTTGTGGGGACTTCCAATTGTGGCTTTCGCCGAATGGCAACAACAACATTACAAAGCATTTAACGCAACAAGTAATGATCTTGTTTTGTACAATTCTTATCATGACAGATTAGGAATATTGACGGCAAATGCTACAACTCCTTATGTCATGTCTTTTATAGATTTGAAAGCAAATGGCCCAACAGTTATAGAAATGCCCGCTGGAAAAACCGCTGGAGGACTAGCAGATTTTTGGCAGAGAGAACAAGCTACAATTGGCGAAATGGGACCAGACAAAGGAAAAGGAGGGAAATATGTTCTTGTACCGCCAACAATGAAAGATTTTAAAGCAGATGGTTATTACATAATTCCATGTTATACTGTAAATATGTTTTTTGGTTTTAGAACATTAGATCCAGATCCAAAAGTTACAGAAGAATTGCTGAAAAAGGTAAAAATTTATCCTTACGCACAAAGAGCAAATCCAACAGCAACAAAAGTTATAAGCCCGCCTACTGATAAAAACTGGTACGGAATCCAGCCTTCGGGAATTAAATATTGGGAACGTCTTCACGCTATTTTGCAAGACGAACCAGTAGAAGAGCGTGATCGTTTTTTTATGGCTTGGCTTAAAAATTTAGGCATCGAAAAAGGAAAACCTTTTGCACCAGACGAACGTCAGAAGAAAATTTTAATTGCTGCAGCCGAAAAAGGACAGCAAATGGCAATGGCAAATTCTTTTGAAAAACGTTTTGCAGATGTTAAACATTGGCCAGATAAAAAATGGGATTATGTTATGATACTTTCAGATCCCTCTCAACGCGCAGCCAATTATGATGAGTTTTTCGAAAGATCATCTTATTTCTATGAAGCAGTTACTTATTCTAAAGCTATGATGACTAAAATACCAAATGTTGGTCAAGCTTATTTAGGGGCTTATTTTGATAATAATGGAAACTGGTTAGATGGTTCAAAAAACTATATTTTAAATATTCCAGCAAATCCGCCAGCAGTTAATTTCTGGTCGATTACAGTTTATGATTCTGCAACAAGATGTCTGATTGATAATCCTCAAAAAAATGCCGATTTGTCTTCGCGTAAAGATTTGATAAAAAATTCGGATGGTTCTGTCGATTTGTATTTTGGACCTAAAGCTCCCGTAGGAAAAGAGAAAAATTGGGTTCAGACTTTACCAGGAAAACATTGGTTTACTTATATGCGTTTTTACGGACCAACAACGGCTTACTTTGATAAAAGTTGGAAAATGGATGACATAAAAGAAGTGAAATAG